The following are encoded together in the Humulus lupulus chromosome 5, drHumLupu1.1, whole genome shotgun sequence genome:
- the LOC133780007 gene encoding UPF0481 protein At3g47200-like, with product MSKETAQNKNAVNYIEKVESKINEIDQERDEKVKEKEGSNKAPNPHDQKPKIQKAPMVLRDRQNYLDKYFKPRVVSIGPIHHGDKKVKQWEKYKTRLAAKFIESSSSPNNKTTLSFFDTIKGNISELKELFDEEMDQLVVVIHDLFFLENQIPLRVLELLINNLDDGAQKNDLMNSIKTFIVNNVMAPNEYCQEILGEEATRAIFEENNLLKSTQLLELLQKQEKSQSFRNVEELKAAWISVEPSKKCWPLKQVRFIPWSKRELYSCYKFKPVLELPRLMVDDSMGAKFMNLIAYEMCPDNFRTQYEVTSYICFWDSLIDNQSDVKALRSKKILVNHLGSDQEVTDMFNEIANDLVPSPYMYKNVKNDIQRLYNMKCMTWLAEAYSNHFSSPWTTMAFLGTVVALFLSGVQTWYTIYPVE from the exons ATGTCCAAGGAGACTGCTCAAAACAAGAACGCCGTCAACTATATTGAGAAGGTTGAATCGAAGATCAATGAAATAGATCAAGAGAGAGACGAAAAGGtgaaagagaaagaagggagcAACAAGGCACCAAATCCGCATGATCAAAAACCAAAGATACAGAAAGCGCCTATGGTTCTCAGAGATCGCCAAAACTATTTGGACAAGTACTTTAAGCCGAGAGTGGTATCCATAGGCCCCATTCACCATGGAGATAAGAAGGTGAAGCAATGGGAGAAGTACAAGACTAGATTGGCCGCCAAATTCATTGAAAGCAGCAGCAGCCCCAACAACAAGACGACACTCTCTTTCTTTGACACAATTAAAGGCAACATTTCCGAGTTGAAAGAGTTATTCGATGAAGAG atGGATCAACTAGTTGTCGTTATACATGATTTGTTCTTTCTAGAGAATCAAATCCCTTTACGTGTTCTCGAGCTGTTGATCAACAATCTTGATGATGGTGCTCAAAAGAATGATCTGATGAATTCGATCAAGACATTCATTGTCAATAACGTTATGGCACCAAACGAGTACTGCCAAGAAATTCTTGGAGAAGAAGCAACTAGAGCAATTTTTGAAGAGAACAATCTATTAAAATCAACTCAACTTCTTGAGCTTCTCCAAAAA CAGGAAAAATCTCAATCATTTCGCAACGTCGAGGAACTAAAAGCAGCGTGGATCAGCGTGGAACCAAGTAAGAAATGTTGGCCATTGAAACAAGTAAGGTTCATACCATGGTCCAAGAGAGAATTATATAGTTGTTATAAATTTAAACCCGTGCTTGAACTTCCTCGCTTAATGGTTGACGACTCCATGGGAGCTAAGTTCATGAACCTGATCGCCTACGAGATGTGTCCTGACAATTTCAGGACACAGTACGAAGTCACATCATACATATGTTTCTGGGATTCACTCATTGATAATCAGAGCGACGTCAAGGCCCTAAGGTCCAAAAAGATTCTGGTCAACCATCTTGGTAGCGACCAAGAAGTAACTGATATGTTCAATGAGATAGCCAATGATTTGGTGCCTAGCCCTTACATGTACAAGAATGTCAAGAATGATATACAGAGGCTGTACAATATGAAGTGCATGACTTGGCTGGCCGAAGCCTACAGCAACCATTTTAGTAGTCCTTGGACCACCATGGCTTTCCTTGGTACAGTTGTTGCGCTTTTTTTGAGTGGAGTCCAGACTTGGTATACAATTTACCCAGTGGAATAG